A part of Papilio machaon chromosome 11, ilPapMach1.1, whole genome shotgun sequence genomic DNA contains:
- the LOC106719690 gene encoding circadian clock-controlled protein daywake, whose protein sequence is MCEKHVFVSFFVVVAAFISSSTALLAPDYIHPCNSSESECLIKATQDAIPEFSKGIPYLGVPSLDPFIIDNLPIQLPGVKVTFLDGKVTGLRKCQVLNVEAYLEKNVFILEVRCNITIKGKYTAVGRLLLFPINGEGDSKIKIVNSVIKMNIKTKYFKDADGRDHFGIKSYRYTFDYGERIHYTISNLFKGNAELSNTVLRFLNENWRVVTEEFGQPVVDYAMNVTIETAKKFFDAVPYDELLYVPIPKY, encoded by the exons ATGTGTGAGAAACAcgtttttgttagtttttttgtgGTAGTTGCGGCCTTTATCAGTTCCTCTACGGCACTTCTTGCGC CGGACTACATTCATCCGTGCAACAGTTCTGAGTCAGAATGCCTCATCAAAGCAACACAAGACGCTATTCCTGAATTTTCTAAAGGCATACCGTACCTCGGAGTGCCGTCTCTGGATCCCTTCATTATCGATAACCTACCAATACAATTACCTGGAGTCAAGGTAACATTCTTGGATGGAAAAGTAACGGGTCTGAGGAAATGTCAAGTGTTGAATGTAGA ggcatatcttgaaaaaaatgtcttcATCTTGGAAGTTCGAtgcaatataacaataaaaggcAAATATACAGCTGTGGGTAGATTACTATTGTTTCCAATAAATGGAGAAGGTgactccaaaataaaaatag TAAACTCCGTCataaaaatgaacataaaaacaaagtatttcAAAGATGCTGATGGACGGGATCATTTTGGAATTAAAAGCTACAGATACACTTTCGATTACGGAGAAAGGATTCATTATACTATTAGTAATCTATTCAAAGGGAATGCTGAATTAA GTAATACAGTATTGAGATTTCTCAACGAGAATTGGAGAGTCGTTACCGAAGAGTTTGGACAACCAGTTGTGGATTACGCTATGAATGTTACCATCGAAACTGCGAAGAAATTCTTTGATGCGGTACCTTATGATGAATTATTATACGTACCGATACctaaatattaa
- the LOC106719661 gene encoding circadian clock-controlled protein daywake, protein MILKITSSSILLCILCNLFGVTYSRLAPDYIRPCNETSRECLIKSTQDAIPEFVKGLPHLGVPSLDPFTIDKLSIPLSGLKVTFYQGKVSGFRKCIVDNVISELEKRHFVLEFHCNLTIKGGYDAVGKVLLFPINGEGDAKIKLTNLKMKVDINTKYIKDDKGVNHFAIKNYKYTFDYGDKVTFDLQNLFKESKELSNTVLTFLNENWRTVSEEFGKPIVDYAVELAIKTIEKFFLVVPYEELINVPIPT, encoded by the exons ATGATTTTGAAAATCACATCTTCTAGTATATTGTTGTGTATCTTGTGTAATTTATTCGGTGTTACATATTCGAGACTTGCAC CTGATTATATCCGGCCTTGTAATGAAACAAGCAGAGAATGTTTGATAAAATCAACACAGGATGCGATTCCAGAGTTTGTCAAAGGACTACCACATCTTGGAGTACCTTCGTTAGACCCCTTTACTATAGATAAACTATCCATCCCGCTTAGCGGTCTTAAAGTCACGTTTTACCAAGGAAAAGTTAGTGGCTTCAGAAAATGTATTGTTGATAATGTTAT ATCTGAGCTTGAGAAACGTCACTTTGTTTTAGAGTTCCACTGTAACTTGACCATCAAAGGAGGTTACGACGCCGTAGGAAAGGTGCTTTTGTTTCCCATTAACGGCGAGGGCGAtgccaaaattaaattaa CAAACCTCAAAATGAAAGTGGACATAAAcacaaagtatataaaagatGACAAAGGTGTTAATCATTTTGCTATCAAAAActacaaatatacatttgaTTACGGAGACAAAGTAACATTTGATttacaaaatctttttaagGAAAGCAAAGAGTTAA GTAATACAGTGCTGACTTTCCTTAACGAAAACTGGCGGACCGTGTCTGAAGAGTTTGGTAAACCGATAGTAGACTACGCTGTAGAACTAGCGATAAAGACAATAGAAAAGTTCTTCCTGGTTGTTCCCTACGAAGAACTTATTAACGTTCCTATACCGACATAA